A single region of the Clostridia bacterium genome encodes:
- a CDS encoding NAD-dependent epimerase/dehydratase family protein produces the protein MRSYLIAMSGASGNMGQAVVREVMTLPCVRLRLLFLDEKRERRLGRRWSRLYGDRVEIFFGNLKSFADCSRLVAGADYVLNMAAVIPPMADRRPDLARDANVEGAANMVRAVESCVPQPKFIHISTVAIYGHRNYLHPWGRVGDPLLPSAYDSYGLGKLIGERTVLDSGVAAWAVIRQTGMLYDKLLMSNISDGLMFHTPFNVPIEWATDTDSGVLLRNIFARDIAGEVPDFWRRVYNLGGGALYRTTGYDTFNAGFAMIGGGTEQFLSPNWHATRNFHCMWFSDSGVLEDMFHFRSKSFDDFWRDVLRKNRYFALGKIVPPAVIRSLVFKRLLRDANSPTRWVEEGNQGRTHAFFGGRKEWEALGDDWSNFPVWSKNQIEGYDYQAQLDEAYASSHLLSHGYDEAKSIAEVDFDDLASAASFRGGICLDDDYVAGDGYQKVTWRCAEGHTFRASPYTVLKAGHWCPDCIVENRWNFDRLSRANPFYRQVWYDSHDEDENNLYYYDEEGVACVREDV, from the coding sequence ATGAGATCCTACTTGATCGCTATGTCCGGCGCTTCGGGCAATATGGGACAAGCCGTCGTGCGTGAGGTAATGACTTTACCTTGCGTTCGTTTGCGCTTGTTGTTTTTGGATGAAAAGCGCGAGCGGCGCCTCGGTCGCCGCTGGTCTCGCCTTTACGGGGATAGAGTGGAGATTTTCTTTGGCAACCTCAAATCTTTTGCCGACTGCTCTCGGTTGGTCGCGGGCGCGGATTACGTCCTCAATATGGCCGCCGTCATTCCCCCTATGGCCGACCGCCGTCCCGACTTGGCGCGCGACGCCAATGTCGAAGGGGCCGCCAATATGGTGCGCGCGGTGGAGTCCTGCGTGCCGCAGCCCAAGTTCATACACATTTCCACGGTCGCCATCTACGGCCATCGCAACTATTTGCATCCGTGGGGCAGGGTAGGCGATCCCCTTCTTCCCAGCGCCTACGACAGTTACGGGTTGGGCAAACTCATCGGCGAGCGCACGGTCTTGGATAGCGGTGTTGCCGCGTGGGCGGTCATTCGTCAAACTGGTATGCTCTACGACAAACTCCTCATGTCCAACATTTCGGACGGGCTTATGTTCCACACCCCTTTCAACGTGCCCATCGAGTGGGCCACGGATACCGATAGCGGCGTATTATTGCGCAATATTTTCGCGCGGGATATAGCGGGCGAAGTCCCCGATTTTTGGCGGCGCGTCTACAACTTGGGCGGCGGCGCTCTCTACCGCACCACGGGTTACGACACCTTCAACGCGGGTTTTGCGATGATAGGCGGCGGCACCGAGCAGTTTCTAAGCCCCAACTGGCACGCCACCCGCAACTTCCATTGTATGTGGTTTTCGGATAGCGGCGTCTTAGAGGATATGTTCCATTTCCGGAGCAAGTCCTTCGACGATTTTTGGCGGGACGTCCTTCGCAAAAACCGCTATTTCGCCCTCGGCAAGATCGTACCGCCCGCCGTCATTCGCAGTTTGGTATTCAAGCGCTTGCTTCGTGACGCCAATTCCCCCACCCGTTGGGTAGAGGAAGGCAATCAAGGCCGCACGCACGCCTTTTTCGGCGGGCGCAAAGAGTGGGAGGCCCTCGGCGACGATTGGTCGAATTTCCCCGTTTGGAGCAAGAATCAAATCGAGGGCTACGACTACCAAGCCCAACTCGACGAGGCCTACGCTTCGTCGCACCTGCTTTCGCACGGCTACGACGAGGCTAAGTCCATCGCCGAGGTGGACTTCGACGACCTCGCTTCGGCCGCTTCTTTCCGCGGTGGCATCTGCCTTGACGACGATTACGTCGCGGGCGACGGCTACCAAAAGGTCACCTGGCGTTGCGCCGAGGGGCACACCTTCCGCGCTTCCCCTTACACCGTGCTCAAGGCGGGGCATTGGTGCCCCGATTGCATCGTGGAGAACCGTTGGAACTTCGACCGACTCTCCCGCGCCAATCCCTTCTATCGTCAGGTGTGGTACGACAGCCACGACGAAGACGAGAACAATCTCTACTATTACGACGAAGAGGGCGTTGCCTGCGTTCGGGAGGACGTTTGA
- a CDS encoding MFS transporter has translation MDEETKVNETSQDAEVQAAPAETPQEAPAVKDCRDLKLNYPQTLKVGLGFAVVMIFWTVYNFVVPLLLEQAFGFSNTIRNVIVGIASAMCMVLLPIFGGISDRSGKTKLGRKFGRRTPFIVIGTVITIVAMILVPISVARQLTDSNAIRTQYQAYFQIEDSSIEIANPEGEGKITRKALLESWYDEAEGGNYAHIGKSDFEKLKEEHPTDTREFYSNLYNPQISNGKVMGVIGSAAYTRRAVTYSDGQFSVASKEEAVELTEAEYNALNETAKAYAQYVDDTANDFVSAAVNKEVNWGFFAFFLIALILIILAQTVIRTPAVSLMPDVTPSPLRSPGNAMINLIGGVGGGIGFLIYTITFMFAEKIPLATQYWIIFGTMAASLALVLFLFIMLVRERKMVEECNKICKEYGLPVYEEKEEAEDKAAKKAPKVNMFKSYGKKKMTSFLLILGSIFMWFIGYYSIANNMPIYCVKILGVSTGIASIVSGASLVVAAIGFIPVGIMGRKIGRRWSIIFGFALAVISYLLVAICVNKASDAATIIFMVCYMVSGFGLIFANVNTLPMVLEVSSPEDIGRFTGIYYIATMSAQTVGPILGGLVMDYIGGSKALFIFSACCVALGAVMMLFVKHGEAPDFLSIQSAKKEARLAKKNA, from the coding sequence ATGGACGAAGAAACCAAGGTAAACGAGACGTCTCAGGACGCCGAAGTGCAAGCGGCCCCTGCCGAGACGCCGCAAGAGGCGCCTGCCGTCAAAGATTGCAGGGACCTCAAACTCAACTATCCCCAGACGCTCAAGGTCGGTTTGGGTTTTGCCGTCGTCATGATTTTCTGGACGGTTTACAACTTCGTCGTGCCCCTTCTTTTGGAGCAGGCGTTCGGTTTCAGCAACACCATTCGCAACGTCATCGTGGGCATCGCTTCGGCCATGTGTATGGTCTTATTGCCCATCTTCGGCGGCATCAGCGACCGGTCGGGCAAGACCAAGTTGGGACGGAAGTTCGGTCGTCGCACCCCCTTCATCGTCATCGGCACGGTCATCACCATCGTGGCCATGATCTTGGTACCCATCTCGGTCGCGCGCCAACTCACCGATTCCAACGCGATCCGCACCCAATACCAGGCCTACTTCCAAATCGAGGATTCGTCCATCGAGATCGCCAATCCCGAGGGCGAGGGCAAAATCACCCGCAAGGCGCTTTTGGAATCTTGGTACGACGAGGCCGAGGGCGGCAACTACGCGCATATCGGCAAGTCGGATTTTGAAAAACTCAAAGAGGAGCATCCCACAGATACCCGCGAGTTTTACAGCAATCTCTACAATCCGCAGATCTCCAACGGCAAAGTGATGGGCGTCATCGGCTCGGCCGCCTACACCCGTCGCGCCGTCACCTACTCGGACGGCCAGTTCTCCGTCGCTTCCAAAGAGGAAGCCGTCGAGCTCACCGAGGCGGAGTACAACGCCCTCAACGAGACGGCCAAGGCCTACGCCCAATACGTGGACGACACGGCCAACGACTTCGTGTCCGCCGCCGTCAACAAAGAGGTCAATTGGGGCTTCTTCGCCTTCTTCCTCATCGCGCTTATCCTCATCATTTTGGCGCAGACGGTCATTCGTACCCCCGCGGTCAGCCTGATGCCCGACGTCACGCCTTCTCCCTTGCGTTCCCCCGGCAACGCCATGATCAACCTCATCGGCGGCGTGGGCGGCGGCATCGGTTTCCTCATCTACACCATCACCTTTATGTTCGCCGAGAAGATACCGCTTGCCACGCAGTATTGGATCATCTTCGGCACCATGGCGGCGTCGTTGGCGCTCGTCTTGTTCCTGTTTATTATGCTGGTCCGCGAGCGCAAGATGGTAGAGGAGTGCAACAAGATTTGCAAGGAGTACGGCTTACCCGTCTACGAGGAAAAGGAAGAGGCGGAGGACAAGGCCGCCAAGAAGGCGCCCAAGGTCAATATGTTCAAGTCCTACGGCAAGAAGAAAATGACCAGTTTCCTGCTCATTCTCGGCTCCATCTTCATGTGGTTCATCGGCTACTACAGCATCGCCAACAATATGCCCATCTATTGCGTCAAGATCTTGGGCGTTTCCACGGGCATCGCTTCCATCGTTTCGGGCGCGTCCTTGGTCGTCGCGGCCATCGGCTTCATTCCCGTCGGCATTATGGGGCGCAAGATAGGCCGCCGTTGGTCTATCATCTTCGGTTTCGCTTTGGCCGTCATCAGTTATCTCTTGGTCGCCATCTGCGTCAACAAGGCTTCGGACGCGGCCACCATCATCTTCATGGTGTGCTACATGGTTTCGGGCTTCGGCCTCATTTTCGCCAACGTCAACACCTTGCCTATGGTCTTGGAAGTTTCCTCTCCCGAGGATATCGGTCGCTTCACGGGCATCTACTACATCGCCACGATGTCCGCGCAGACGGTCGGCCCCATCCTTGGCGGCTTGGTGATGGACTACATCGGCGGCAGCAAGGCCCTCTTCATCTTCTCGGCCTGTTGCGTGGCGTTGGGCGCGGTCATGATGCTCTTCGTCAAGCACGGCGAAGCCCCCGACTTCCTGTCCATTCAGTCGGCCAAAAAAGAAGCGCGTCTTGCCAAGAAGAACGCTTGA
- a CDS encoding NAD-dependent protein deacylase, giving the protein MDNAKLNELKSLVKKARKIVFFGGAGVSTESGIPDFRSQDGLYRQQYKYPPETIISHSFLLTHPDEFYRFYRAKMLPQNVQPNVTHKVVARWEEEGKLLACITQNIDDLHEKAGTKRLYKLHGSTARNYCMRCHREYDVSYILETDGVPYCSCGGMIRPDVVLYEESLDDAVVDGAIRAIEEADLLLVCGTSLVVYPAAGFLQYYQGDSLVLVNRTSTPYDGYARLVLHESLGDVFSALAEE; this is encoded by the coding sequence ATGGATAATGCGAAATTGAACGAACTCAAATCCCTCGTCAAAAAAGCGCGCAAGATCGTGTTCTTCGGCGGTGCGGGCGTATCGACCGAGAGCGGCATTCCCGACTTCCGTTCGCAGGACGGCTTGTACCGTCAGCAGTACAAATATCCGCCCGAGACCATCATCTCCCACAGTTTCCTTTTGACGCACCCCGACGAGTTCTATCGCTTCTACCGCGCCAAGATGCTGCCCCAAAACGTCCAACCGAACGTGACGCACAAGGTGGTCGCCCGATGGGAAGAAGAGGGCAAATTGCTCGCCTGCATCACCCAAAATATCGACGACTTGCACGAGAAGGCGGGCACCAAGCGGCTGTATAAATTGCACGGCAGCACCGCGCGCAACTATTGTATGCGTTGCCATCGGGAGTACGACGTTTCGTATATATTGGAAACGGACGGCGTGCCCTATTGCTCGTGCGGGGGCATGATACGCCCCGACGTGGTCTTGTACGAGGAGAGTTTGGACGACGCGGTGGTGGACGGCGCCATCCGCGCCATCGAGGAAGCGGACTTGCTGTTGGTATGCGGTACGTCCCTGGTGGTCTATCCCGCGGCGGGCTTTTTGCAATACTACCAAGGGGACAGTTTGGTGCTCGTTAATCGCACGTCCACCCCGTACGACGGCTACGCGCGGCTCGTATTGCACGAATCGTTGGGCGACGTCTTCTCCGCGTTGGCAGAGGAGTAG
- a CDS encoding Lrp/AsnC family transcriptional regulator produces MNELQRSILDLIKQNGRLSVDMIATTLGKTAEEVQREMDILTQKGALVTYSVVLDDQNSDSGEVEAWIELKVTPQRTQGYDSLAQQIAAYPQVKDLYLMSGSYDLAVTVKGNNLHEVSNFVHEKLAVMDNVISTTTHFILKCYKVMGVNLVDGKKENRLPFTE; encoded by the coding sequence ATGAACGAATTGCAACGAAGCATTCTCGACCTCATCAAACAAAACGGCCGCTTGTCGGTCGATATGATCGCAACCACTTTGGGGAAGACCGCAGAGGAAGTGCAACGCGAGATGGATATACTCACGCAAAAAGGCGCCCTCGTGACCTACTCGGTGGTGTTGGACGACCAAAACTCGGACAGCGGCGAAGTGGAAGCCTGGATAGAACTGAAGGTGACGCCCCAACGCACGCAAGGCTACGACAGCCTGGCGCAACAGATCGCCGCCTATCCGCAGGTGAAAGACCTGTACCTCATGAGCGGCTCGTACGACCTCGCCGTGACCGTCAAGGGCAATAATCTGCACGAGGTGAGCAACTTCGTACACGAGAAGTTGGCCGTGATGGACAACGTGATCTCGACGACCACGCACTTCATTTTGAAGTGCTACAAAGTGATGGGCGTCAACTTGGTGGACGGCAAGAAAGAAAACCGTCTGCCCTTTACCGAATAG
- a CDS encoding ABC transporter ATP-binding protein, producing MQLERVSFGYAAKPVFEDFSLTLAEGAITAVLGPSGVGKSTLIKLLSGLVAPTSGGVPGRKVSCMFQEPRLIPSLSVLRNLTVIPGIDRAEAVRWLTAVDLADEFEAHPSSLSGGMAQRVSMARAFAYPSDLLLMDEPFKGLDLSLRTRLYDVFLSLWRERSVTTVLVTHDPEEAVALSSRVLVLSGTPASVTFDRAVSDSDRAALYADLRTALMEA from the coding sequence ATGCAACTTGAACGCGTTTCCTTCGGCTATGCGGCCAAGCCCGTTTTCGAGGACTTTTCTCTCACTTTGGCGGAGGGCGCCATCACGGCCGTTCTCGGCCCCTCGGGCGTAGGCAAGAGCACGCTTATCAAACTATTGTCGGGGCTCGTTGCCCCCACGTCGGGCGGCGTCCCCGGCCGCAAGGTGTCCTGTATGTTTCAGGAGCCGCGCCTCATTCCCTCCCTTTCTGTGTTGCGCAATCTCACGGTCATTCCCGGTATCGACCGCGCCGAGGCCGTGCGTTGGCTTACGGCGGTCGACCTTGCGGACGAATTTGAGGCCCATCCCTCGTCTTTGTCGGGCGGTATGGCCCAGCGCGTTTCCATGGCGCGCGCGTTCGCCTATCCCTCCGACTTGCTCTTGATGGACGAACCCTTCAAGGGGCTGGATCTTTCCTTGCGCACCCGCCTTTACGACGTGTTTCTTTCCCTTTGGCGCGAGCGGTCGGTCACTACGGTATTGGTCACGCACGACCCCGAGGAAGCCGTCGCGCTGTCTTCCCGCGTGCTCGTTCTATCGGGTACGCCCGCTTCCGTCACCTTCGACCGCGCGGTTTCGGATAGCGACCGCGCCGCCCTCTACGCCGATCTGCGCACCGCGCTTATGGAAGCGTAG
- a CDS encoding ABC transporter permease subunit — protein sequence MTPSSTAPNKEGTSLSKTRIAHFFRRHGGTLLALAAIALFLAAWEIVAVCVHKEYMLPRFSAVIVAFGKLWATKDFYVHTGATLLRCFIGFAIAFAAGAVVGVLGGVFPLVRSFFKPIVAFFRAAPTMGLTLIVLVWLRAAYTPVCIGFLMVFPIIYTTIADAVATAPRALLEMADVYRMPKGARIRHIYLPHALPMIFSACSTAFALNIKATVSAEILAHTLGSVGVHMTIAASDLLDGSALLFAWLLVAVLLSVAVEALLKLCERLVKRRYHYAT from the coding sequence ATGACGCCATCTTCTACGGCACCAAATAAAGAGGGTACGTCCCTATCCAAAACGCGCATAGCGCACTTTTTCCGTCGCCACGGGGGCACGCTTTTGGCCCTCGCGGCGATTGCTTTGTTCCTCGCCGCGTGGGAGATTGTGGCGGTATGCGTGCACAAGGAGTATATGCTGCCGCGCTTTTCCGCCGTCATCGTGGCGTTCGGCAAGTTGTGGGCTACTAAGGACTTCTACGTTCACACGGGCGCGACGCTCCTTCGCTGTTTCATAGGCTTTGCCATCGCCTTTGCGGCGGGGGCGGTCGTCGGCGTGTTGGGCGGCGTCTTCCCTTTGGTGCGCAGTTTTTTCAAGCCCATCGTCGCCTTTTTCCGCGCCGCGCCCACCATGGGCTTGACGCTCATCGTCTTGGTATGGCTTCGCGCCGCCTACACTCCCGTATGCATCGGTTTTTTGATGGTATTCCCCATCATCTACACCACCATTGCCGACGCGGTCGCCACCGCGCCCCGCGCCCTTCTCGAGATGGCGGACGTCTATCGTATGCCCAAAGGGGCGCGCATTCGCCATATCTACCTGCCGCACGCCTTGCCTATGATTTTTTCGGCGTGTTCCACGGCGTTCGCTCTCAACATCAAGGCCACCGTATCGGCCGAGATATTGGCGCACACGTTGGGCTCGGTGGGCGTGCACATGACCATCGCCGCTTCCGACCTCTTGGACGGCTCGGCGCTCTTGTTCGCCTGGCTCTTGGTGGCGGTACTGCTGTCCGTCGCGGTCGAGGCCTTGCTCAAACTGTGCGAGCGGCTTGTCAAGAGGAGGTATCACTATGCAACTTGA
- a CDS encoding aminotransferase class I/II-fold pyridoxal phosphate-dependent enzyme produces MDYRKYLNDIALDIKPSGIRKYFDVLSSMPNAISLGVGEPDFDTPYDVAAAGVRSINEGRTHYTSNAGLPKLREAIAKYMAARFDLPYTQDEIIVTVGASEGIDLALRAIVNPDDEVLVPEPSFVAYSPLVRLAGGKAVPVDCKEEDLFKLTKAALEAAITDKTKALVLPFPNNPTGGIMTEEDLEEVAETAKRYDLLVISDEIYAELTYGGKHCSIATLPDMWERTILLNGFSKSFAMTGWRLGYLCAPKPLRDVMLKIHQYSLMCAPTASQYAGLEALQSGLEDDFASVERMRKEYDVRRKYLVAGLNAMGLTCFEPKGAFYAFPNVSVTGMDAETFVETLLKEQSLAVIPGSAFGSCGVNNVRISYAYSMEQIREALRRLKLFVEAHRV; encoded by the coding sequence ATGGATTATCGGAAATACCTCAACGACATAGCCCTCGACATCAAACCGAGCGGTATCAGAAAGTATTTCGACGTGCTGTCGAGTATGCCCAACGCCATTTCTTTGGGTGTGGGCGAGCCCGACTTCGATACGCCCTACGACGTGGCGGCGGCGGGTGTGCGCTCGATAAACGAGGGGCGCACGCACTACACGTCCAACGCAGGACTACCCAAGTTGCGCGAAGCCATCGCCAAGTATATGGCCGCGCGATTCGACCTACCGTACACCCAAGACGAGATCATCGTGACGGTGGGTGCGAGCGAAGGCATAGACCTCGCCCTACGCGCCATCGTCAACCCCGACGACGAGGTGCTGGTGCCCGAGCCGAGCTTCGTGGCGTACAGCCCCTTGGTGCGCTTGGCAGGGGGCAAGGCCGTGCCCGTGGACTGCAAAGAGGAAGACTTGTTCAAGTTGACCAAAGCCGCCCTCGAAGCGGCCATAACGGACAAAACCAAGGCCTTGGTGCTACCCTTCCCCAACAACCCGACGGGGGGCATAATGACCGAAGAAGACCTCGAAGAAGTGGCCGAAACGGCGAAACGATATGACTTATTAGTCATATCGGATGAGATTTACGCCGAATTGACCTACGGGGGGAAACATTGCAGCATAGCGACCTTGCCCGATATGTGGGAGAGGACCATCCTTTTGAACGGCTTTAGTAAATCCTTTGCCATGACGGGGTGGCGGCTGGGCTATCTGTGCGCGCCGAAGCCCCTACGGGACGTGATGCTGAAGATACACCAATACAGCCTGATGTGCGCGCCGACCGCCTCGCAGTACGCGGGTTTGGAAGCCCTGCAATCGGGCCTCGAGGACGACTTCGCCTCGGTGGAACGGATGCGCAAGGAGTACGACGTAAGGAGAAAGTACCTCGTGGCCGGACTGAACGCCATGGGGCTGACCTGTTTCGAGCCGAAAGGCGCGTTCTACGCCTTCCCCAACGTGTCCGTAACGGGTATGGACGCGGAGACCTTCGTGGAGACCTTACTCAAAGAACAAAGCCTGGCGGTGATCCCCGGCTCGGCGTTCGGCAGTTGCGGCGTGAACAACGTGCGAATAAGCTATGCTTATTCGATGGAGCAGATACGAGAGGCTCTAAGACGACTGAAACTCTTTGTAGAGGCGCACCGCGTTTAG
- a CDS encoding EFR1 family ferrodoxin (N-terminal region resembles flavodoxins. C-terminal ferrodoxin region binds two 4Fe-4S clusters.), whose product MRTLVAYYFSATGHTKRALTALTEALRGHGVSSTLLPIEEAGEAPTVDADMLCVAYPVHGFNAPVIVERFVRSLPAGEGRYCFIVKSSGEPLRVNNASSLRIVRTLRAKGYRFGAEFHYVMPYNIIFRHSDDMVALMRETLLRKVVDDAALVAEEGVRPMDVPVKARLVCSFVRIEHPAMPLIGKGFRVDKNKCVDCMKCVNACPTHNITKVNGKFKFGNHCLGCMRCSFLCPRSAIKIGILGAWKVNGRYDFDGAMKSERPIVPRYCHNSYLRYFGLNPTKQKKD is encoded by the coding sequence ATGCGCACCCTCGTCGCCTACTACTTTTCGGCCACCGGTCACACCAAGCGGGCGCTTACCGCGCTTACCGAAGCCTTGCGGGGCCACGGCGTTTCGTCCACGCTCCTGCCCATCGAAGAGGCGGGCGAAGCCCCGACGGTGGACGCCGATATGCTGTGCGTGGCCTATCCCGTTCACGGCTTTAACGCGCCCGTCATCGTGGAGCGCTTCGTCCGATCCTTGCCCGCGGGCGAGGGCCGCTATTGCTTCATCGTCAAGTCGAGCGGCGAGCCTTTGCGCGTCAATAACGCTTCGAGCCTTCGCATCGTTCGCACCCTTCGCGCCAAGGGCTATCGTTTCGGCGCGGAGTTTCACTACGTCATGCCCTACAACATCATCTTCCGCCATTCGGACGATATGGTCGCCCTCATGCGCGAGACGCTGCTTCGCAAGGTAGTGGACGACGCGGCCCTCGTTGCCGAGGAGGGCGTTCGCCCGATGGACGTTCCCGTCAAGGCGCGCTTGGTCTGTTCCTTCGTCCGCATTGAGCATCCCGCCATGCCCCTCATCGGCAAGGGCTTTCGGGTGGACAAGAACAAGTGCGTGGATTGTATGAAGTGCGTCAACGCTTGTCCTACGCATAATATTACCAAAGTCAACGGCAAATTCAAGTTCGGCAACCATTGCCTCGGCTGTATGCGCTGTTCCTTCCTTTGCCCTCGCTCCGCCATCAAGATCGGCATTCTCGGCGCGTGGAAAGTCAACGGTCGTTACGACTTCGACGGCGCGATGAAGAGCGAGCGTCCCATCGTTCCCCGCTACTGTCACAATTCCTACTTACGCTACTTCGGGCTCAACCCCACCAAGCAAAAGAAAGACTGA